Proteins co-encoded in one Kribbella qitaiheensis genomic window:
- a CDS encoding winged helix DNA-binding domain-containing protein: MGTQVDSPEAATRAMTVLHATEPATVYLSCWARVESLEIADVDRALYGDRSLVKQLAMRRTLFVFPRELLPAVWPSASARVARFERARMAKEVEQSGLTDNGDDWIERAGAEVLAVLAEAPDGRTAVEVREAIPMINVKAVRTGGAVWAANAVLTHLGANADIVRAGNAGHWRTSRSRLTLMSHWLGEVPSPWDAADGYREIVRRWLYTFGPGTEEDLVWWLGSTKTVIRTALAELDAVAVSLEDGGTGWLLPDDLDEPADPGSWVALLPVLDPTVMGWQGRDFYLGAHREPLFDTRGNAGTTAWVDGRVVGCWTQDDAGVVTVGLLGKVSASARRALDAEASRLTKWLGGLRIGTVYSTPAMKSNRLQV, encoded by the coding sequence GTGGGAACTCAGGTGGACTCCCCGGAGGCTGCTACCCGGGCAATGACCGTGCTGCATGCGACCGAGCCGGCGACGGTCTACCTGTCCTGCTGGGCGCGCGTGGAGTCCCTGGAGATCGCCGACGTCGACCGGGCGCTGTACGGCGACCGCAGCCTGGTGAAGCAGTTGGCCATGCGCCGCACGCTCTTTGTGTTCCCGCGCGAGCTCCTGCCGGCGGTCTGGCCGAGCGCATCCGCCCGGGTGGCGCGCTTCGAGCGGGCTCGGATGGCCAAGGAGGTCGAGCAGTCCGGGCTCACCGACAACGGTGACGACTGGATCGAGCGGGCCGGCGCCGAGGTCCTCGCAGTACTGGCTGAAGCGCCCGATGGTCGAACTGCCGTGGAGGTGCGCGAGGCGATACCGATGATCAACGTGAAGGCCGTACGGACGGGCGGCGCGGTCTGGGCGGCGAACGCGGTACTCACCCATCTCGGTGCCAACGCCGACATCGTGCGTGCCGGCAACGCCGGTCACTGGCGCACCTCGCGATCGCGCCTGACCCTGATGTCGCACTGGCTCGGCGAGGTCCCGTCGCCGTGGGATGCGGCTGACGGGTACCGCGAGATCGTGCGCCGCTGGCTGTACACCTTCGGTCCAGGCACCGAGGAGGATCTTGTCTGGTGGCTGGGTTCGACGAAGACCGTGATACGAACTGCGCTGGCCGAGCTCGACGCCGTCGCGGTCTCGCTCGAGGACGGCGGTACTGGCTGGCTGCTGCCGGATGACCTTGATGAGCCTGCGGATCCCGGCTCGTGGGTCGCGTTGCTGCCGGTGCTCGATCCGACGGTGATGGGCTGGCAGGGGCGGGACTTCTACCTCGGCGCCCATCGCGAGCCGCTGTTCGACACCCGCGGCAACGCCGGTACGACGGCTTGGGTCGACGGTCGTGTGGTGGGGTGCTGGACGCAGGATGACGCCGGTGTCGTGACCGTGGGCTTGCTCGGGAAGGTCTCGGCCAGCGCGCGCCGCGCCCTCGACGCCGAGGCCTCCCGCCTCACCAAGTGGCTCGGTGGCCTCCGCATCGGCACCGTCTACTCGACACCAGCCATGAAATCCAACCGGCTCCAGGTCTAG
- a CDS encoding dihydrofolate reductase family protein, with protein MRKIIYYVHQSLDGFIEGPNGEFDWPVLGPELSEYSMSLTERVDLFLYGRTVWEMMSSFWPTADTTGADEHEITFAPIWREMPKLVLSTTLQGADWNTEIIRDAEALREIKSRPGKDILLTGSATVAATLTELGLLEEYHVIVHPVLLGGGKPVYHPVKERLSLELAESRTFDNRTVLLRHDLVRS; from the coding sequence ATGCGGAAGATCATCTACTACGTTCACCAGTCGCTCGACGGGTTCATCGAAGGACCGAACGGTGAATTCGACTGGCCGGTGCTCGGGCCGGAGCTGTCCGAGTACTCGATGAGCCTCACCGAGCGCGTGGATCTCTTCCTGTACGGGCGGACCGTCTGGGAAATGATGTCGTCGTTCTGGCCGACCGCGGACACGACCGGAGCCGACGAGCACGAGATCACGTTCGCCCCGATCTGGCGCGAGATGCCGAAGCTCGTACTGTCGACGACCCTGCAAGGCGCCGACTGGAACACCGAGATCATCCGCGACGCCGAGGCACTCCGCGAGATCAAGTCGCGACCCGGCAAGGACATCCTGCTGACCGGCAGTGCCACCGTCGCCGCCACGCTGACCGAGCTCGGCCTGCTCGAGGAGTACCACGTGATCGTCCACCCGGTACTCCTCGGCGGCGGCAAGCCGGTCTACCACCCGGTCAAGGAGCGGCTGTCGCTGGAGCTCGCCGAGTCCCGCACCTTCGACAACCGCACGGTCCTCCTCCGCCACGACCTCGTCAGGTCGTAG
- a CDS encoding FAD-binding oxidoreductase yields MRERVRGPVFAAGDDGYDEARKVYNAMHDKRPRVVVGCENAGDVIATVNFAATNGLELAVRGGSHSVPGFGTVDDGVVADLGRMRQVRVDPVARTARAGGGATWGDFNAATHAFGLATTGGIISTTGVGGLTLGGGIGYLARGLGLSCDNLISADVVTADGRFLMASEKDNEDLFWALKGGGGNFGVVTALEFRLEPVDTVYGGPMLFEMSDAAAVLAGFRDLIKDAPEQLGGFPAFQLAPPLPFIPEDRHGDPFALIVGCWAGSPEQGEQQIAQFREFAPVVAEQVGQMPYPALNTAFDGLVPPGLQHYWKANFVTELTDDAIQAHLEHAPGLPAVNSTVHIYPIDGACHRVPADATAFAYRDANFATVIAGMWPDPAMNEAGVEWVRGYYDALAPHSEAGGYVNFMAGDDQGRIADNYKGNYDRLVEVKRKYDPDNLFHLNQNIVP; encoded by the coding sequence TTGAGAGAGCGTGTCAGGGGGCCGGTCTTCGCTGCCGGCGACGACGGGTACGACGAGGCGCGCAAGGTGTACAACGCGATGCACGACAAGCGCCCACGGGTCGTGGTGGGATGCGAGAACGCCGGCGACGTGATCGCGACGGTGAACTTCGCCGCGACCAACGGCCTGGAGTTGGCGGTTCGAGGTGGTTCCCACAGCGTGCCCGGCTTCGGCACTGTCGATGACGGAGTGGTGGCCGACCTGGGCAGGATGCGGCAGGTGCGGGTCGATCCGGTCGCGAGAACGGCGCGCGCCGGCGGTGGAGCGACCTGGGGTGACTTCAACGCCGCCACGCACGCGTTCGGCCTGGCGACGACCGGCGGCATCATTTCGACCACCGGGGTCGGCGGGCTGACGCTCGGCGGTGGGATCGGCTATCTGGCTCGCGGACTCGGGTTGTCGTGCGACAACCTGATCTCGGCCGACGTGGTGACCGCCGACGGGCGGTTCCTGATGGCGAGCGAGAAGGACAACGAGGACCTGTTCTGGGCGTTGAAGGGTGGTGGCGGCAACTTCGGTGTCGTGACTGCCTTGGAGTTCAGGTTGGAGCCTGTCGACACGGTGTACGGCGGGCCGATGTTGTTCGAGATGTCGGACGCGGCCGCAGTACTGGCCGGCTTCCGGGACCTGATCAAGGATGCGCCGGAACAGCTCGGTGGCTTCCCGGCGTTCCAGCTCGCGCCGCCGCTGCCGTTCATTCCCGAGGATCGGCATGGTGATCCGTTCGCGCTGATCGTCGGGTGCTGGGCCGGGAGTCCGGAGCAGGGCGAGCAGCAGATCGCGCAGTTCCGCGAGTTCGCGCCGGTCGTCGCCGAACAGGTCGGGCAGATGCCGTATCCGGCGCTGAACACGGCGTTCGACGGGTTGGTGCCGCCGGGGCTGCAGCACTACTGGAAGGCGAATTTCGTCACCGAGCTGACCGATGACGCGATCCAGGCGCACCTCGAACACGCGCCCGGACTGCCCGCGGTGAACTCGACCGTGCACATCTACCCGATCGACGGCGCTTGCCATCGGGTGCCGGCCGACGCGACCGCGTTCGCGTACCGCGACGCCAACTTCGCGACGGTGATCGCTGGGATGTGGCCTGATCCCGCGATGAACGAGGCCGGCGTCGAGTGGGTTCGCGGGTACTACGACGCCCTCGCGCCGCATTCGGAGGCGGGCGGCTACGTCAACTTCATGGCAGGGGACGACCAGGGGCGGATCGCCGACAACTACAAGGGCAACTACGACCGGTTGGTGGAGGTCAAGCGCAAGTACGACCCGGACAACCTCTTCCACCTCAACCAGAACATCGTGCCGTAG
- a CDS encoding dihydrofolate reductase family protein, with translation MKKYVASRTLTETTWNAELLKGDAVEAVRRLKEDDGGDLIKFGSGEFSQALLDAKLVDEYHFWVFPVLVGSGERLFDGQAMTHLELLGTTTFKSGIVVHKLAPKA, from the coding sequence ATGAAGAAGTACGTGGCGTCGCGGACGCTCACCGAGACCACCTGGAACGCCGAACTGCTCAAGGGCGACGCAGTGGAGGCCGTCCGCCGGCTCAAGGAGGACGATGGCGGTGACCTGATCAAGTTCGGTAGCGGCGAGTTCTCCCAGGCACTGCTGGACGCCAAGCTGGTCGACGAGTACCACTTCTGGGTGTTCCCGGTCCTCGTCGGCAGCGGCGAGCGCCTCTTCGACGGTCAGGCGATGACTCACCTGGAGCTGCTCGGCACCACCACCTTCAAGTCCGGCATCGTCGTCCACAAGCTGGCGCCGAAAGCCTGA
- a CDS encoding NADPH-dependent FMN reductase: MKVRLVVIVGSTRTGRFGPTVADWFAQQAAKWADLDVDVIDLATADLPPTLTGTDEPTPATVAVLAPRLAAADAFAVVTPEYNCSFPAPLKTALDWYYDEWHAKPVALVAYGRESGGLHAVAQLRQVFTELHAVTIRNTVTLPCYWKQFAADGSWPRPGSGYDAAAKLLLDQLVWWAQALRDARTKHPYQA; encoded by the coding sequence ATGAAGGTACGGCTGGTGGTGATCGTCGGGAGTACGCGTACGGGGCGGTTCGGGCCGACTGTGGCTGACTGGTTCGCACAGCAGGCTGCCAAGTGGGCCGACCTCGACGTAGACGTGATCGACCTGGCTACTGCCGACCTGCCACCCACACTGACCGGCACCGACGAGCCGACGCCCGCCACAGTCGCAGTACTGGCTCCACGTCTTGCTGCGGCGGATGCGTTCGCAGTGGTGACACCGGAGTACAACTGCAGCTTTCCTGCACCGCTGAAGACCGCACTCGACTGGTACTACGACGAGTGGCATGCCAAGCCTGTTGCCCTCGTCGCCTATGGCAGGGAAAGCGGAGGCCTGCACGCGGTGGCTCAGCTGCGGCAGGTGTTCACCGAACTCCATGCCGTCACCATCCGCAACACGGTCACCCTTCCTTGCTACTGGAAACAGTTCGCCGCCGACGGCAGCTGGCCCCGCCCTGGCAGCGGCTACGACGCCGCCGCCAAGCTCTTGCTCGACCAGCTCGTTTGGTGGGCCCAAGCACTCCGGGATGCGCGCACCAAGCACCCCTACCAAGCCTAG
- a CDS encoding AfsR/SARP family transcriptional regulator, whose protein sequence is MRFGVLGPVTAWTDDGVAVTVPGLKVRGLLADLLVHEGRPVPADRLIDDLWGDDLPGNPAGTLSAKVSQLRRAFEDAEPGSRALVVSGPAGYSLKVDSASYDVLRFAAHLEEGRLGEALQLWRGPAYADFADEAFVETTVARLAELRLTAQEDHFEARLAAADYAVSELADLLAQYPLRERLRATHMRALYWAGRQSEALESYEQVRRLLAEDLGLDPSPELVELQRSILA, encoded by the coding sequence ATGCGTTTCGGGGTGCTCGGACCGGTGACGGCCTGGACCGACGACGGTGTCGCCGTCACGGTGCCGGGGCTGAAGGTGCGAGGCCTACTCGCCGATCTCCTCGTGCACGAGGGACGCCCGGTGCCCGCGGACCGGTTGATCGACGACCTCTGGGGCGACGACCTGCCCGGCAACCCGGCAGGGACGCTTTCGGCGAAGGTCTCGCAGCTACGCCGCGCTTTCGAGGACGCGGAGCCGGGCAGTCGTGCCCTGGTCGTGTCGGGGCCTGCTGGGTACTCCCTGAAGGTCGACAGCGCCAGCTATGACGTACTGCGGTTTGCGGCGCATCTGGAGGAAGGCCGGCTGGGGGAGGCGCTCCAGCTTTGGCGCGGCCCGGCGTACGCGGACTTCGCGGACGAGGCGTTCGTGGAGACGACCGTGGCGCGCCTCGCGGAGCTACGGCTAACTGCGCAGGAGGACCACTTCGAAGCGCGGTTGGCGGCGGCCGACTATGCCGTGAGCGAGCTGGCGGACCTGCTGGCGCAGTACCCGCTGCGCGAGCGCCTCCGGGCCACGCATATGAGGGCGCTGTACTGGGCGGGACGGCAGAGTGAGGCGCTGGAGAGCTACGAGCAGGTACGCCGGTTGCTGGCGGAGGACCTGGGGCTGGACCCGAGCCCGGAGCTTGTCGAATTGCAGCGATCGATCCTGGCCTAG